In one Corallococcus sp. EGB genomic region, the following are encoded:
- a CDS encoding DUF2780 domain-containing protein, with product MGRRPALPAARVRRGPAPLPWRDALRGRSRGELVLHPAVGLPAGRPPTNAHAGFPASSPARTATTAASHLAPREGARHMDLIGQLSQQLGVDGTQAQGLAGSLLKLVQGTVQEKVGPDAARQMGQAIPEMQGWQQQAAQAPAGDGGGLMGALGGMLGGAGGGGGLMGALGGAAAHAGEVAGMVAILQRFNLDAGKATLVAPLLLDFLKSRLDPGLVGKILAVVPLLAGGSGGAASPQGGGGLGGMLGGLLGK from the coding sequence GTGGGACGGAGACCGGCACTTCCTGCCGCTCGTGTTCGACGCGGACCCGCGCCCCTTCCATGGCGTGATGCCCTACGAGGGCGGTCGCGCGGTGAGCTGGTCCTTCACCCGGCTGTAGGACTGCCCGCCGGGCGTCCTCCGACCAACGCTCACGCCGGTTTTCCAGCCAGCTCCCCGGCCAGGACCGCTACAACCGCCGCCTCTCACCTGGCCCCACGTGAAGGAGCGCGGCACATGGACCTCATCGGACAGCTCTCGCAGCAGCTTGGAGTGGATGGAACGCAGGCACAGGGACTCGCGGGTTCACTCCTGAAGCTGGTGCAGGGCACGGTGCAGGAGAAGGTGGGCCCGGACGCGGCCCGGCAGATGGGGCAGGCCATCCCGGAGATGCAGGGCTGGCAGCAGCAGGCGGCACAGGCCCCGGCGGGCGACGGCGGCGGCCTCATGGGCGCCCTGGGCGGCATGCTCGGAGGCGCGGGCGGCGGTGGCGGCCTCATGGGTGCCCTGGGCGGCGCGGCGGCCCACGCGGGCGAGGTGGCGGGCATGGTGGCCATCCTCCAGCGCTTCAACCTGGACGCGGGCAAGGCGACCCTGGTGGCGCCCCTGCTGCTCGACTTCCTCAAGTCCCGCCTGGATCCGGGGCTGGTCGGGAAGATCCTCGCCGTGGTGCCCCTGCTCGCGGGCGGCTCCGGCGGCGCAGCCAGCCCCCAGGGCGGCGGCGGACTGGGCGGAATGCTCGGCGGCCTCCTGGGGAAGTAG
- a CDS encoding 8-oxo-dGTP diphosphatase: MPYTPIVATLGYVMSPDGQQVLLIHRNARPDDAHYGKYNGLGGKMDRDEDIAACMRREIREEAGIECTRMVLRGTLSWPGFGKHGEDWLGFIFRIDAFEGTPLDRNPEGSLSWVPVSSILSLSLWDGDRHFLPLVFDADPRPFHGVMPYEGGRAVSWSFTRL, encoded by the coding sequence ATGCCCTACACCCCCATCGTCGCCACGCTGGGCTACGTGATGTCCCCGGACGGCCAGCAGGTGCTGCTCATCCACCGGAACGCGCGCCCGGACGACGCCCACTACGGCAAGTACAACGGCCTGGGCGGCAAGATGGACCGCGACGAGGACATCGCCGCGTGCATGCGCCGGGAGATCCGCGAGGAGGCCGGCATCGAGTGCACGCGCATGGTCCTGCGCGGCACCCTGTCCTGGCCCGGCTTCGGCAAGCACGGCGAGGACTGGCTGGGCTTCATCTTCCGCATCGACGCCTTCGAGGGCACGCCCCTGGACAGGAACCCCGAGGGCTCGCTGTCCTGGGTCCCCGTGTCCTCCATCCTGTCCCTGTCGCTGTGGGACGGAGACCGGCACTTCCTGCCGCTCGTGTTCGACGCGGACCCGCGCCCCTTCCATGGCGTGATGCCCTACGAGGGCGGTCGCGCGGTGAGCTGGTCCTTCACCCGGCTGTAG
- a CDS encoding acyl-CoA dehydrogenase family protein, whose protein sequence is MDERFTPEHEAFRRTVRQFVERELAPHALEWDQAGEFPRDVFRRCGELGFFGISHDPAHGGSGLDYWYVAAFAEELARARNGGVAMSLLVQGQMATPVINELGTDEQKREFLAPALAGERIAALAMSEPDAGSDLARLRTTASRDGDDYVIQGAKTWISNGARADFLVLAVRTGGAGAPGISLVTLPTDVKGFSVSKKLQKVGHRSSDMAILYFEDCRIPARYVLGRENDGFFHIMNSFHAERLVTALYTVAVMDDLLRETLRYGRERQAFGKRLLDFQVWRHTFVDHATRVEAARQLTYQAVQLFNRKRKQKPVKEIAMAKLLTTELAQRVAYDCQQFHGGMGYVEESHVARAWRDVRMLTIGGGTSEVMKEIIAGTMAL, encoded by the coding sequence ATGGATGAGCGCTTCACCCCGGAGCACGAGGCGTTCCGCCGCACCGTGCGTCAGTTCGTCGAGAGGGAACTGGCCCCGCACGCGCTGGAGTGGGACCAGGCCGGCGAGTTTCCTCGCGACGTCTTCCGCCGCTGCGGCGAGCTGGGCTTCTTCGGCATCAGCCATGATCCGGCCCATGGCGGCAGCGGGCTGGACTACTGGTACGTGGCCGCCTTCGCGGAGGAGCTGGCGCGGGCGCGCAACGGGGGCGTGGCGATGTCGCTCCTGGTGCAGGGGCAGATGGCCACGCCGGTCATCAACGAGCTGGGCACCGACGAGCAGAAGCGCGAGTTCCTCGCCCCCGCGCTCGCCGGGGAGCGCATCGCGGCGCTGGCGATGAGCGAACCGGACGCGGGCTCGGACCTGGCGCGCCTGCGCACCACCGCGAGCAGGGACGGCGATGACTACGTCATCCAGGGCGCGAAGACGTGGATCTCCAACGGCGCCCGCGCGGACTTCCTGGTGCTGGCGGTTCGCACGGGCGGGGCGGGCGCGCCGGGCATCTCGCTGGTGACGCTGCCCACGGACGTGAAGGGCTTCTCCGTGTCGAAGAAGCTCCAGAAGGTGGGGCACCGCTCGTCGGACATGGCCATCCTCTACTTCGAGGACTGCCGCATCCCCGCCCGCTACGTGCTGGGCCGGGAGAACGACGGCTTCTTCCACATCATGAACAGCTTCCACGCGGAGCGCCTGGTGACGGCGCTCTACACGGTGGCGGTGATGGACGACCTGCTACGGGAAACCCTCCGCTACGGCCGCGAACGTCAGGCGTTTGGAAAGCGGCTCCTGGACTTCCAGGTGTGGCGCCACACCTTCGTGGACCATGCCACCCGGGTGGAGGCGGCGCGGCAGCTCACCTATCAGGCGGTGCAGCTCTTCAATCGCAAACGCAAGCAGAAGCCGGTGAAGGAGATTGCCATGGCCAAGCTGCTCACCACGGAGCTGGCCCAGCGCGTGGCCTATGACTGCCAGCAATTCCATGGGGGCATGGGCTACGTGGAGGAGTCGCACGTCGCGCGGGCGTGGCGCGACGTGCGCATGCTCACCATTGGAGGCGGCACCTCCGAGGTGATGAAGGAGATCATCGCGGGGACGATGGCGCTGTAG
- a CDS encoding glycosyltransferase family 39 protein: MTANGRARRWWPWLLMAMGVGAWGLRALPFFHRAGALGYIVNYDEGVYAAASALLWKGVLPYRDYLFVHPPGALLLGAPAAAVGAFGDPATGFALARWLATAMGAVSTMLVGRLAMRAWGPAAGVVAALVYAVHPEVVTMERGPFLDPLLNLCGLGLANIWLLPSGRAPLPRRAGLAGVMAGLMTSVKVLGGIWGAAALVARAPDLRWSLTRRFVLTASLTALALVGPLALMAPRAFVRDALWFQSARPEDGITSRWERLLEMTHERRRYALLLAAVGLCVALFRAARRSTRAEAAPERFAATAYLLTVAAYLAAHSYWSNYNALLAGPEALLAGLGAAALVGFASARARPVGVGAFGMVLLAPLHSLQETLRGSEIRPPEQVLQARYVREQVPPDASLCGFEPAWGLMAGRLPPALPGHAVPVDPYALMLQDALASGERFPDAAAAFASEGSQKRMLALLGRCDFVLLGARGHRQLSSDSRLWFEANYTRAVSPDAPAAELWRRHEPPSDLLTGASR, from the coding sequence ATGACGGCGAATGGCAGGGCCCGGCGCTGGTGGCCCTGGCTCCTGATGGCGATGGGCGTGGGCGCCTGGGGACTGCGGGCCCTGCCGTTCTTCCACCGCGCCGGAGCGCTCGGCTACATCGTGAACTACGACGAGGGCGTCTACGCCGCGGCGTCCGCGCTGCTGTGGAAGGGCGTGCTGCCCTACCGCGACTACCTCTTCGTGCATCCGCCGGGCGCGCTGCTCCTGGGGGCTCCGGCCGCGGCGGTGGGCGCGTTCGGTGACCCGGCCACGGGCTTCGCGCTGGCACGTTGGCTCGCCACCGCGATGGGCGCCGTGAGCACCATGCTCGTGGGCCGGCTGGCGATGCGGGCCTGGGGACCCGCCGCGGGCGTGGTGGCCGCGCTGGTCTACGCGGTGCACCCGGAGGTCGTCACCATGGAGCGCGGTCCGTTCCTGGATCCGCTGCTCAACCTGTGCGGTCTGGGGCTCGCGAACATCTGGCTCCTGCCTTCGGGCCGCGCTCCCCTGCCCCGCCGCGCGGGCCTCGCTGGCGTGATGGCGGGCCTCATGACGTCGGTGAAGGTGTTGGGCGGAATCTGGGGCGCGGCGGCGCTCGTGGCCCGGGCGCCGGACCTCCGCTGGAGCCTGACTCGGAGATTCGTGCTGACCGCGTCGCTCACGGCGCTGGCGCTCGTGGGGCCGCTGGCCCTGATGGCCCCGCGCGCCTTCGTGCGCGACGCGCTGTGGTTCCAGTCCGCCCGCCCCGAGGACGGCATCACGTCGCGCTGGGAGCGGCTCCTGGAGATGACCCATGAGCGGCGCCGGTATGCCCTGCTGCTCGCGGCGGTGGGGCTGTGCGTCGCGCTGTTCCGGGCCGCCCGCCGGAGCACCCGCGCGGAGGCCGCGCCCGAGCGCTTCGCCGCCACCGCGTACCTGCTCACCGTGGCCGCGTACCTCGCCGCGCACAGCTACTGGTCCAACTACAACGCGCTGCTCGCGGGGCCGGAGGCGCTGCTCGCCGGACTGGGCGCGGCGGCGCTCGTGGGCTTCGCCTCGGCCCGGGCACGGCCGGTGGGCGTGGGCGCCTTCGGGATGGTGCTGCTGGCGCCGCTGCACTCCCTTCAGGAAACGCTTCGCGGCTCGGAGATCCGTCCTCCGGAGCAGGTCCTCCAGGCGCGCTACGTGCGCGAACAGGTGCCACCGGACGCGTCGCTGTGCGGCTTCGAGCCGGCCTGGGGGCTCATGGCCGGAAGACTTCCGCCGGCGCTCCCGGGACACGCCGTGCCCGTGGACCCCTACGCGCTCATGCTCCAGGACGCGCTCGCGTCGGGAGAACGCTTCCCGGACGCGGCGGCGGCCTTCGCCAGCGAGGGCTCCCAGAAGCGGATGCTCGCGCTCCTGGGGCGGTGTGACTTCGTGCTGCTGGGCGCGCGCGGCCACCGGCAGCTGTCCTCCGACAGCCGCCTCTGGTTCGAAGCGAACTACACGCGCGCCGTGTCTCCGGACGCTCCCGCCGCCGAGCTGTGGCGCCGCCACGAGCCGCCCTCCGACCTCCTGACCGGCGCGTCTCGCTGA